The Ostrea edulis chromosome 1, xbOstEdul1.1, whole genome shotgun sequence genomic sequence aaaatgtgtgtggtcaatgattaattttatttcatattttcattaagtgaaagtgtatgtaactttgtaccaagagatttgtatgaaaatataatttgtttttaaaatattgtaataaaatatgtttttcccatatacttcaatgttaaattctaggtgaaataaatcaagcagtaaacaaaattttgaaaattcctatagtggattatttttatttgatgaacccttcaaaatgataccatgattacaaaaattccaccatccatttcttagatatgaaatatggtcattatacattgaataccttaagagaaattttatggagcgccaaattaacataaactcaaataattgaagatatcttcaattatttgaagatatcatcaattcatttgatgcgcgcaacaattgaattaaagatctcttcaaataattaatgatatcttcaattctgaattattgcgcgcattaaatgaattgatgatagcattaattcttctgctgaattgatgcgcgctttaattgaattaatgatctcttcaaatgaattaatgatatcaacaactgaattgatgcgcgctacaattcaattgaagagagcaataattgatataatgcgcgcattaaatcctttgatgagagcaataattgaattgatgcgcgcattaattcatttgatgagagcaataatggatttaatgcgggcattaattcaattatttctctCTTTAATTGagttaatgatatctttaattgatttgaagagagcaataattcttttagagagatcaactaaataattaaagatatcttcaattcaacatatccacaattgaattaatgatctctttaattgaattgttgctctctttaaaaaattgatgcgcgcattcattccttatacaaaagcattgtaaataattaaagatattttcaattgaattaaagagatcatcaaactatttataccgagctctaaatcaattattgcgagcaatatttctacgaaattaatgctctcatcaattgaattgaagagagcaataattgaattaatgcgcgcatcaaatctattattgctctcattaattcaattgatgctctcatcaattgaattgaagagagcaataattgaattaatgcgcacattaaatcaattattgctctcattaattcaattgatgcgcgcattaattcaattgatgagagcaataattgaattgaagcgcgcattaattcatttcatgagagcaataattgatttaatgcgcgcattaattcaattaaagagagcaataattgaattgatgatatcttcaaataattgaagatatcttcaattatttgagtatatgttaatttggcgctccataaaattttgatcaaatccAGCGATGAACGAATTAAgggagagaagaaaaaatcgtTAAAGGGGAATGATtacgatttgagctgaacattttcaaatatacaaCCGGTAAATAAGATAATTCGCTCATGAATGAATTCAAACTTTCTgtaatatgattatttttttggtcggacaaataattataatttattgCTTTCTTGATAGGCCCTTATCTTCGAATTCTCTAGTCATTGGTCCAGGAGAGCGGCATGTTAGAAGCTTAACTTCAAACCCTTTGCTAGTAAAAATGGTATAGGGTCTAGCGATTTTTATCCCACAAAATTTAAATGATGAATTTATGTGGCCCTAAATCTGAACAACCCAGTAAGTTTTCTAGCCCCAACTTGAAACACACACTGttattggggtttttttttgggggggggggggggttcttcaAAAAATCTCAGAAAAAATACCCCACTCCGTCTATATggttataaatttttatttggCTATATCAGAAAAAGCTTAGCCTTTATATTGACCTTCTTTTGTGATATCTTCGATCCACCAATTGTTATGCAGTAAAAAGTTGCATTTTGTATTACAAGAGCGCTTGcgtataatatattttatttcataaaaaaaaaaataataattcaatcGCCAACATGCTTAAATGTCCCTGTCACACAATCTAGTATTTTTCGTTCATACTGACGatattttcagaaatgtgtTCACAAATGTGTTCATGGAAAAAGTACAAACATATACCAACAAATCGTCCAGGTGACTATGTTTTAGAGGAAAAATAGAATAGATGATAAGGAAGTTGTAATAGGGATATGCAACAAGAAACAAAATTGAAGCTTAGTAAATGCCCCTGAGCACTTACAATCTTCACCAAATCAAAAGATGTTTTCACCCTACAAATACAATATTGAATTTAAGCAATTATTATACAAGAACCTGAAAACTTGCTATGATAATGCCTTTGAAGCGTGCTTTCTGCACACAATTCGATCATAATATCCAGGAAATGGTAACACCGCGTTAAAGTTAATATCCTTCATACCATTTTCAATCTATACAAGAATAAAAGGCATCCTTGATATGTAATTCATACCTTGAAGTGGAAATCGATCAGACCAGCCTGGCGTATGGTCACCCAGATGTACAATAAATGCAGATTACAGTATTCTTCATTTTACAACTCCAAAGTATTTCATTCTAATTCTGTTCAGAAATACCCGATCGACATACAAccatatacatacaaaattattttctgtaTATTGACATCATCATTCATGTATTAAGTTATTAACACATTGAGCGACTTTTCACAGGACGTAGTGATGGCGGAGTGCGGGATTTCTCAGAGATTTGCAGAAACTGGGGTTAAATGCGATAAGAAGCTGCGGATAGTCCACATCTCTGACACGCATATGGAACATGACAGCATTGTTCACACTATTCCGGATGGAGATGTTGTCGTTCATTCGGGCGACTTCAGCAATCGTCGATTCCGGAACTATTTTTTCGATGATCATAGCGACTCCGAAATGCTACAAAAAGTCAACAGATTTTTCATGCAGTTGCCTCACAGATTTAAAATACTTGTGGCGGGAAATCATGATActtttttgacaaaattcacTGTGGAAGAAATTCAACAAAGTTTACCGGAAGTGATATATTTACAAGACTCCTCTGTAGTTTGTGATGGTGTGAAGTTTTATGGAACTCCGTGGACAAttaaatcaaacaaattaaaaacTTCCAAAGCCTTTACGGCATCTCCAACTGTTTTACAAGACCGATGGAGAGATGTCGAGAAAGACACAGACGTGTTAATCACACACACGCCTCCTTATGGAATGCTGGACTACTCACGTGCACGAGGAGACAGTCCCCCCAAGGAAGTCTGTCAGTTATGTGATACATCTCACCCCAGAGCCGGCCATGCTGGATGTCGCAGCCTCAGGGAAGCTCTTCTGCAAAACATCAGGTACGTCTATTAGGAACACTTCTGGTTTGCATAAATACGGCACCAACATATAGGCCGCCTAACTAATCCTAACCTTAACCTTAAGAACATACGCGACGTTTCTTTTGAATAcataatttttcattacatttcaacccgtcgcagtagctcagtggtggAGCTTGGCGAGGCTTGccgagcgaataaatacaccatatgaacgagttggataaaccaaaatatcaaaatacgcaattattGATGTTCTGtttatgaaaggtgatgataacgaacagtgatcaatctcataactcctacatgcaatacaaaatagatagttgggcaaacacggacccttggacaaaccagaggtgggatcaggtgccttgagagagtaagcaccccctgtcgaccggtcaaacccgccgtgagctctatagcctaatcaggtaaacggagctatccgcagTCAGAATAAGTGTATCTCATAAATCTTCTTTTCgcaattttgagatgatccccaaTATTTTAGAAACAgttgattgaatttgttttgaattcgGGGCTCAGACGTCGTGTTTATCAGTCATCCTTACGCGGGAAAAATAGTGCGCTTATAATCCAttcatatacagtacaaaagggcatttttataaaggacaccatggatgaaaattgttttagaagggattatagtttataattttaataatggttttgctattccaacaaagtaacaactattgaaatttgtggtacttcacctatagCTTATGACGTCTATGAGTAAAACATTCTCGACGGAACGTAAAATATAAAGAAGGCCGTCAAAACATCACGTGATTCGAATGAATTAAAGTGTAACCTCTACTGGGGATTTTTAGCAAATTCTCATTTATACATGTGTTACCATTAGAACTTGCTGCGCTCGCTATAACGTGTCTgattgatagttcctggtttgCAAATTCTACTCTTGTAACGTGCAAGGGAGGTCACTGCCTGTGAACCCCCACGGGCTCGTACCCGTGATAGAAACGGATACCCCTGAAATGCTGCAAATATGTACAATGCGCAGACTTAATCAGTTGTACTGCGCCTATATAGGATATATTGACTAGTAGCTAACAAGTGCACTGGCAGGAAATCCACACATCAGTGCACTTCCACAAGGACAAGTAGGGATGTCCGCACACCTGCTCTTGTGCGGTGATTGGCGGGGATAACAACACACCTGCCACTAAATTAACGGTTCTAATCAGAGACACTGGCAGGGATGTCCCCACACCTGAGCTTGCGCAGCAACAAGCTGAGATGTCCGCACGCTTGTACCTATAATATGCCAATAATATGAGCTCTTAGAAATAGATAATACTGagtggaaaataatccacaaaatacctttcataataacaaaaaatagtAAACTTCAATGATTCTAATACtatttatagaatatttaaagtatAAACAGAAAATCACAAAACTGTAAAGAGTTCAATCTTAGCACATGTTCTAAATCATTAATACAGGGGAGGCGTGTAGTTACATGTAGTAATTTATCTCCAGTCTCTAGTgtattactctctctctctctctctctctctctctctctctctctctctcacaaatCGCAGAACACATTGTTACCAACAACAAGTTCTTTTTCATTCTTCGGTTAAGATGACCTCAGTGGTCATTTTGCAATTTTTAGTATTATATAAGTCTATTGTTGTATCCATTCCGCAATGTTCAGGATTAATACAAAGACAATGGGTTTTAAGAGATTAGTTAACTCAAGAATAAACACGTCATCAGTATGTATAGACTTACCCAATTCATTTTCCTATAACattttttgatttatatttttagctTAACTGAGCTTTCCTGATCTCCTGTCGTCTGTCTAttcgtccgtctgtaaactttttacacttttgacttcttctccagaacaactgggccaatttcaatcaaacttagcaAAAACCATCTTTGGGTGAAgtgctttcaagtttgttcaaattaatgATCATGTCTTCATCAAAGGGGAaacaattacaaaaatagggtggggtcatttaaaaatgttcttctcaagaaccactgaaccagaagagctggcatttacatgaaagcttcctgagatactagtagtgcagattccagtcttttttaaatcatgacccccgagggtaggatggggctacaacaggggatcaaagttttacatacaattatatagggaaaatctttaaaaatcttctcaagaaccactgggctcgtaaagtacaaatttacatgaaaaatcttcttctcaagaaccactgggctggtaaagtacaaatatacatgaaagcttcctgacataaacattagtgcagattcaagtatgttaaaatcatgacccccgaggtaggatggggccacaataggggatcaaaattttacatgcaaatatatagggaaaatcttcttctcaagaaccactgggctggtaaagtacaaatacacatgacagcttcctgacatagtgcaatttcaagtttgttaaaatcatgatcgaccgatgggaccacaataggggatcaaacttttacatacaaatataaacactgtaattatagaggaaatctttaaaaaatcttctcaagatccactgggctaggaaagtacaaatttacatgaaagcttcctgacatagtgcagattcaattttttttaaaaatcattggcCCCGGGGATAGGacgggaccacaataggggatcaaagttttacatgcaaatatatagggaaaatctttaaaaaccttctcaaaaaccacttgATTTGGGAGCTGTAGGGGACATGTACTGCTATGCAATACTTACATaatgtttgttatttatatatataatttgtttcttttttaaaacgcTGTTAATGCTTTAATATGCATTAAACAGAATATGTTAATTACTGACAAAAGATTACTGAATATAGGTATTACAAACTGTATTTTATAAGTACACATTTCTTTCATTGCAGGCCTAAGATTCATCTATATGGTCATTTACATGGCTCGGCGGGACTAACGAAGCATAATGGTATCACATTTTCCAATGCTGCCTTCGCTGCTAAACGAATGTTTAATGTCATCGACCTGTACCTTGATGTTTAACCCCTGCTGTATAatgtcatttatcgaaaaaaaAAGTAATGTTTAATGTCAATGACCACTGTCGTCATGTTTAATGTCATTGACCACTGTCGTCATGTTAATGTCAATGGCCACTGTCGTCATGTTTAATGTCAATGAGCACTGTCATCATGTTTAATGTCAATGACCACTGTCGTCATGTTTAATGTCAATGACCACTGTCGCCATGTTTAATGTTAATGGCCACTGACGTCATGTTAATGTCAATGACCACTGTCGTCATGTTTACTGTCATTGACCACTGTCGTCATGTTTAATGTCAATGACCACTGTCGTCATGTTTACTGTCATTGACCACTGTCGTCATGTTTAATGTTAATGACCACTGTCGCCATGTTTAATGTTAATGACCACTGTCGTCATGTTTAATGTCATTGACCACTGTCGTCATGTTTAATGTCATTGACCACTGTCGTCATGTTTAATGTCATTGACCACTGTCGTCATGTTTAATGTCATTGACCACTGTCGTCATGTTTAATGTTAATGGCCACTGACGTCATGTTAATGTCAATGACCATTGTCGTCATGTTTAATGTTTATTACTAGTACTGTGATATTTAATGTTTAATagtttaattcttattgtattctAGTCTCTGATTGGTAAAATTCaaattgaggaacgcaagttatttttgtataacctggtttggtatgggaaCAGCGTTCCTTGACCACCAGCTGCCGGAACTACTTTTTTGTCTCTAAAATTACATCACAGCATGTTTTTGgtcttctatggaatagaaagtcaacgtatGCAATAAGATACCTCGGTGGTTTAagggggtactctacatcgtcacaatggctgacttccttttaaaacatgaatgaaaatataaatatcagcaacatTTGTCTAtgcatttcaaatatcattgcctagcacgtcgactgctgaactgtaaaacgcgggttcgagtccgacaggggttttaaaaaaatttgattgcTTTCTACgaaaactgcaatttttttttattaaatagtgtaaatttgaaagttttcaatttcaaaacattgttgTATATTTCCTCCACTTTGCATCCTTATCAAATTTCTATGGTGcagcattcctccttaatacACAGAATGTTTTCCCATTGTCAAGCATGACGTAGAGaatctacttgtacgcaaatcatcGTCTCCACTGTGTGAGAATCGaataaaagatgaaaacaaagATATCTGATCGAATTATTAATTTACCGAGTAAGCAttgccctgttcattttgaaataaatttctcactggggaaagcGGGGATTGCTTCAGTGCTTGATCCGCCTTACAACCAATTGTAACTACTGGGCTATttccggttacggaaaaggacgaacgtgatccgattgaatgataatattcaggggcggatccaggaattgtggttacgggggcgccactttatgaggcagggcgaagagggcgaagcccccggaagctcctggattttatagatttcatatggcttgaaatatgtctcctatttaagtcatttgtataTACTactttctatcatttttaatatgaTGAAATTAGTAAACTGACGctaattttaagggtttttggaaaaaattaagttctcccaataaagtaattcaagaaatcaaaagattttgtcatttatttcaccaggagtggaagaaagtattgcttcttttgtcgtttagtacatttttctaaacacgataccacgatttaccttaaatttgaaaatttatggggggggggtgtgccTGCTGCACATAACTTTTTATCAGATGACGTCACCTCACATTGACATGTAGATCAAGTTCTGTTACTTGcttatacatattttcttgtgtcgggtTCACCATTAGCGACAACGTGCATGCAAGGGTAAATTTTCATGTATTAGAAATGTTCATGGAATGATATAAAAGtcgcaaattattgcattttctgatatttgtttttgaatatttatataaataccACAGATGCAGACATTTGACTTCATTGAGGCATTGCATTGTTTAAAGAAGTTAATATGACTTTATACAGTATAGGGGTTATTAATTAGAATAACACCACTTAGTCATACAGTATAGCGTtattagaattttaaatgtGATTTTATGTTTAAGTAGTGATACAgtgttttcaaaatatctgtGATATTGAATACAGTGTTATGAAATGTTATGTAATTCCATataatttatgtatgaatacagtgttttatatgtttatgtTATTTCACATATGTATGAGAACAAAGTTTTTAAAAGGGGGTTTAAATAGGATATAGgacaaatcttctcaagaaccactggatcaaAAAAGTTTCCTGACACACTAGTAGAgcagggctgcgttcaagatcgtagcagCTACTTAGGGCTCGGTAGCGCTACAATCTTGAACGATGTGCTAGGCTAGCCTTACGCAGGGATAACaagcgttaattcatacagtgcgcttatctagcctagcagctaggctagccgctacgatcttgaacgcagctcAGATtaaggtttgttcaaatcattgttCCCGGGAGGTAGAGTaaggccacaataagggatcaaaatttcaCGTGCAGATATAACTTAAaggaaacattttgaaatattcttttcaagaacaagGGAACCATGATTAATGTTTAAAATAGTATCCCTaattagtgcagattcaagtttgtttaatttGTGGTTCGCTGATGTATCTTTTAAAAGTCTTCCTGTCACCTACAACAGTTCCGTGTATATAGATCATATCTTATGGCAAGGCCTTTTATTTTGTCCCTGATCTTTAATCTTGTAGCCTTTGAGTCTGACTTACGTTTTGAACATCGTAATCTATTTCTCATAACATTTAATGATGGACTTTACATGTagaacttatacggtaccaattttgatgcaccagatgcgcatttcgacaaataatgtcttttgtgatgctcaaccgaaatgtttgaaatccgatataacaatgaagttttagagctattataggggaaaaaacAGTGTTCCAAAAAAggggagtcaaattcgtctaaggataagagctatgcgtgagggagataatccttaattttgaaatgaatttctaaattttataacagcaattaaatatacatccgtattttcaagttagtaacgaagtacttagctactgggctgtagagacccttggggactaacagtccaccagcagaggcctcgacccaggggtcataatgtaaaacttatacggtaatCTTGCATATAGATTCTAAATGGCAAGACCTTGAAATATCAATGTgttttaccttgtgaccttgaaatttgaccaaAGTTTAATGAATGAcgtattcaatatctcctgaacaaTTTAAGgtggagctttcatatttggtatattgatttcttatggcaaaatgtttctttacataaatataatacagacatacagtcaTATATACCAAAGATGAACCATGAAAGCTtcaaagcttatttccaatggggtcctttgatgcacggatgtttgcgctaggaaATCATATAGGTGGGAGGAAtgggagtacccggaggaaacccacgtgttcGAGCGGGCACCACCATACCTCTCATATACAACCACTGTCGATCACGGGgatcgcagcggtgagaagcgatcTTCATTCATCTTCATACTCGAGCCATACCCCCGGGCCATTGATACTGTCTGACACTATCAAAAAGTGTCACAGAATATCTACCCGGGTCATAGATACTTTCCGTCACTATCTAGTGTCACAGAATATCTACCCGGGCCATAGATACTGTCCGTCACTATCTAGTGTCACAGAATATCTCCCCGGGCCATAGATACTGTCCGTCACTATCTAGTGTCGCAGAATATATCCGGGCCATAGATACAAAATGTCTATTACTATCAACAACTGGTCGTCAAGGAAAACACACTCTAAATAATGTTGTATTGTTCGTTATGTAATGTCCATTTTAGTAAACTGTTTCCATTTCGCAAAGATAATGTTACACTATTGACCACGAGGTGTCACAAATAATCTAATTAgtagatataaatatcattatacaCAGATGTCaacattaattttacatttgatttGTACAATAAGATTCCCTTAACTATGTTCTTCAGACATTAATCGATAATAaggtatataatacatgtaacaagacGTTACCACACAAATGTCCTTTAATTAATCATAAGATCGGGTAATTTAAGAATCCATTAAGTTgacccttcttcaggacaacaTAATCATAGTTTTatatctatgtaaatattctatcgtcctaaagaagggacaggtcgttcCAAACATTGACAATTCAATGCTGTTTTAAATTACCCGTATCTTAACAACGGTAACGTCAATAGTGTTAATCTCCCCCTTTCTCCTAGAAATGAATTAGATTAATTTATACTCACATTGAATAAATCATCGAGATGCAGTTGTaggaatacatacatgtatatatctgtctgacatgtttcataccgattgttaggccgttcttgacacactgattttgactacggataactctgtttacctgattcggatataaggctcacggcgggtgtgaccggtcgacaaggaatggttactcctcctaggcacatgatcccacctctgggtgtccaggggttcgtgtttgcccaactatttatttggtattgcttatagaagttatgagattgatcactgttcgttatcttcacctttcatgtacactGCAAAATTTTGATGGATGTTCAATATTCAAGATACTCGGCTCTACGCGCAAAGGAGATCATGGAACAAAGAATGTCAAAATTGATCACACGGTCCGTTTCCCGGTTAAGCCTGCTCAGATTGTAGGATACAGTTGAACTTGCTCGGATTGTAGGATACAGTTGTTGGATAGTGCCAGTAGTATCCGGAACTTGCTCGGATTATATAATACAGTTATTGGATAGCGCCA encodes the following:
- the LOC125671562 gene encoding UPF0046 protein C25E10.12-like; its protein translation is MAECGISQRFAETGVKCDKKLRIVHISDTHMEHDSIVHTIPDGDVVVHSGDFSNRRFRNYFFDDHSDSEMLQKVNRFFMQLPHRFKILVAGNHDTFLTKFTVEEIQQSLPEVIYLQDSSVVCDGVKFYGTPWTIKSNKLKTSKAFTASPTVLQDRWRDVEKDTDVLITHTPPYGMLDYSRARGDSPPKEVCQLCDTSHPRAGHAGCRSLREALLQNIRPKIHLYGHLHGSAGLTKHNGITFSNAAFAAKRMFNVIDLYLDV